AAGTTGGTCTTCAGTCGTGGCGGAAACACCGCTGACCGGTAAATGCCATCACCATGTCGTGTTCATTGGCTGCTTCGATAACCTCATCATCGTTGACCGAGCCACCTGGTTGAATAATAGCTTTAATACCGGCTTCAGCTGCTTTTTCGACCCCGTCAGGGAATGGGAAGAATGCATCAGACGCCATCACGGCACCGTCGGCAGATTTACCTTCAGCGTCAGCATCGGCTTTCATTTTGGCAATTTCAACAGCATCAACACGTGACACTTGACCGGCACCAATACCGACAGTTTCTGTCCCGTCGGCAAAGAGAATGGCATTCGATTTGACATGCTTGATCACATGCCAGGCGAACAACATTGAATCAAGTTGCTCATCAGTTGGCGTCTGCTCAGTGACAATCTCAAGATCATCAGCTGTGAGAGCCTGCTGATCTCGCTCTTGGACCAGCCGGCCGCCTACGAGCTTTTTCTCGGTCCAGTTTTCAGCAGGCACATCAAGGGAGCCGACGTCAAGAACACGGAGATTCTCTTTCGTACAAAGAACCTCAAGAGCAGCATCAGAGTAGCCAGGCGCAACAACGACCTCCTTGAATGAGTCAATGATCTCAGTTGCGGTTTCTTCGTCACACTCCCGATTTAACGCGACAATTCCACCGAACGCACTCTTTGCGTCAGTAGAAAGAGCATTCCGATATGCATCGGCAAGAGTATCAGCAACAGCAGCACCCGCAGGATTCGTATGCTTGATCACAGCAGCCGCCGGCTGATCAAACTCCTTAACAATTGACAGCGCAGCGTCAGCATCATTGTAATTGTTATATGAGAGTCCTTTCGCACCGGTGTTGAGTTGCGGTGCATCAACCACAGATGCGTCATCGCTCGTATAGTCGACGTAGACAGCGGCATCTTGATGCGGGTTTTCACCGTATCGAAGTGTTTGTACACGGTCACCAGTCGCAAGGTAGCGTGAGGGTAGGTCGCGGTTCTCTGGTTCCGGTGTTATGACAGATTTTTCATCAGGGTCAAATGTAGCTCGGTTCTCAGCAAACCATTTGACCGCCCGAGGGTAAGCAGCAAATTCACCTTCATATAGAATTCGTTCTTTTAGATCGTCGCGAGAATCGTCATCGTAGATAGGTATTGGCTCTTGGGTAACAATTGGTCCAGCATCAACTTCATCCTCGATAATGTTACCGTCTGTATCAGTGGCATCAGTAACAACGTGGACTGTACAACCAGAGAGATCGACACCGGCCGAGAGTGCATCTCCCCACGCATCCATTCCGGGGAACGACGGAAGTAGTGATGGGTGCACATTCAGCGAT
This portion of the Salinarchaeum sp. IM2453 genome encodes:
- the purH gene encoding bifunctional phosphoribosylaminoimidazolecarboxamide formyltransferase/IMP cyclohydrolase gives rise to the protein MRIAGLASNRGRNLINIHERAPGGAELGVVLTNDADAPVLQKAKERGIPTEVVERRSDESRKEHERRINDALSEHSYELVCLDGYMRILSDTFLDEQPTSLNVHPSLLPSFPGMDAWGDALSAGVDLSGCTVHVVTDATDTDGNIIEDEVDAGPIVTQEPIPIYDDDSRDDLKERILYEGEFAAYPRAVKWFAENRATFDPDEKSVITPEPENRDLPSRYLATGDRVQTLRYGENPHQDAAVYVDYTSDDASVVDAPQLNTGAKGLSYNNYNDADAALSIVKEFDQPAAAVIKHTNPAGAAVADTLADAYRNALSTDAKSAFGGIVALNRECDEETATEIIDSFKEVVVAPGYSDAALEVLCTKENLRVLDVGSLDVPAENWTEKKLVGGRLVQERDQQALTADDLEIVTEQTPTDEQLDSMLFAWHVIKHVKSNAILFADGTETVGIGAGQVSRVDAVEIAKMKADADAEGKSADGAVMASDAFFPFPDGVEKAAEAGIKAIIQPGGSVNDDEVIEAANEHDMVMAFTGQRCFRHD